One genomic window of Camelina sativa cultivar DH55 chromosome 5, Cs, whole genome shotgun sequence includes the following:
- the LOC104788427 gene encoding U-box domain-containing protein 36-like → MVGDLRYHGRDMVESMENSKRETLMDEKIYVAVSCKKLEGKSSLVWAIENTGGKEFCIVYVHKPIQNSVSRAMFDEQNLRLYRKDKKKAHKKLDTYFHICRQMQVSAEIVYIEMDSVEEGILQLISQRGVRKLVMGAAGDRHYSMKMRDLQSKKAIYINREASATCQIWFTCNGYLISSRFARRTENLYLECASSTNSLRQSEITRGSESVPRSSIVRDHDDLIKVAVTEAETSKRKAHFEASKRDEAEKSAIDALKKAKQWETAYFEELKRRKETEKVLRKAKEDIEKMRSESEIQIAESNMVIRKLQDKYSLSVEALRILREEQEELKIELREVSKLESKHDVEETSPSKQREPPQYFICPITQDIMEDPHVAADGFTYEGEAISGWFERGHETSPMINKRLSHTSLVPNLALRSAIQEWLQVPESLNRPSSCKDISD, encoded by the exons ATGGTTGGCGATTTAAGATATCACGGCAGAGATATGGTTGAATCAATGGAAAATAGCAAAAGAGAGACGCTGATGGATGAGAAGATCTATGTAGCAGTGTCATGCAAAAAACTAGAGGGCAAGTCTAGTCTCGTTTGGGCTATAGAGAACACTGGAGGCAAAGAGTTTTGCATCGTCTATGTTCATAAACCTATCCAGAACTCAGTTT cGAGGGCAATGTTCGACGAGCAAAATTTGCGGCTTTAtagaaaagacaagaagaaagcTCACAAGAAGTTGGACACCTACTTTCATATATGCAGGCAAATGCAG GTCAGTGCAGAGATAGTATATATTGAAATGGATTCGGTAGAGGAAGGTATCCTCCAATTGATATCTCAGCGTGGAGTTAGGAAACTCGTCATGGGAGCAGCAGGTGATAGACACTATTCAAT GAAAATGAGAGACTTGCAGTCCAAGAAAGCTATTTACATTAACAGAGAAGCGTCTGCTACTTGTCAGATATGGTTTACGTGCAACGGATACCTAATTAGTTCAAGGTTTG CTAGAAGAACAGAGAACTTGTATCTAGAATGTGCATCGTCGACAAATTCTTTGAGACAATCCGAGATTACTAGAGGAAGTGAAAGTGTTCCAAGGTCGAGTATAGTTAGAGATCATGATGATTTGATCAAAGTAGCTGTCACAGAAGCTGAGACTTCCAAAAGGAAAGCACACTTTGAGGCGTCTAAGCGTGATGAAGCTGAAAAATCTGCAATTGACGCACTCAAAAAG GCTAAACAATGGGAAACTGCGTATTTCGAGGAGTTGAAGCGtaggaaagaaacagagaaggtGCTAaggaaagcaaaagaagatattGAAAAGATGAGATCAGAATCCGAGATCCAAATAGCCGAATCTAATATGGTGATAAGAAAGCTTCAAGACAAGTATAGCTTATCAGTGGAAGCGTTGAGAATACtcagagaagaacaagaagagttGAAGATAGAGCTTAGAGAAGTATCAAAGCTGGAGAGCAAGCACGACGTAGAGGAAACGTCTCCCTCTAAACAACGTGAACCGCCTCAGTACTTTATATGTCCTATTACACAG GATATAATGGAGGATCCACATGTAGCAGCCGATGGTTTTACATATGAAGGAGAAGCAATAAGCGGTTGGTTCGAGAGAGGACACGAGACTTCTCCAATGATAAACAAAAGGCTTTCTCACACGAGCTTGGTTCCTAATCTTGCTCTTCGATCCGCAATTCAAGAATGGCTACAAGTTCCAGAATCACTGAACAGACCCTCTTCTTGTAAAGATATAAGTGATTAA
- the LOC104789821 gene encoding 1-aminocyclopropane-1-carboxylate oxidase homolog 8-like, whose product MIPTIDLKGGVYYKHQDSVTRRSVVEKIGDAAEKWGFFQVVNHGIPLDVLEKVIEGVGGFHEQDAELKKRFYSRDHNRKMVYYSNFDLYTAQAASWRDTMCAYMAPDPPTLEDLPPLCGLPKEDEGNPFGFKCFKKIHDYQYWVDIPPVPGALVVNVGDLLQLISNDKFTSVEHRVIANRAAEPRISVPCFFSTVMKANPRVYGPIKELTSEQNPPKYRDTTIAEFSSMYGSKELNTSALHHFKI is encoded by the exons atgatCCCAACCATCGATCTGAAAGGAGGAGTGTACTACAAGCATCAAGATTCAGTCACGCGGAGAAGCGTGGTGGAGAAGATAGGAGATGCAGCGGAGAAATGGGGTTTCTTCCAGGTGGTAAACCACGGGATCCCGCTCGACGTACTGGAGAAGGTGATAGAAGGGGTTGGGGGGTTTCACGAGCAGGATGCTGAATTAAAGAAACGGTTCTACTCTCGCGACCACAATAGAAAAATGGTTTACTACAGTAATTTTGATCTCTACACAGCTCAGGCGGCGAGTTGGAGAGATACCATGTGTGCCTATATGGCCCCGGATCCTCCCACATTAGAGGACTTACCTCCACTTTGTGG ACTTCctaaagaagatgaaggaaacCCATTTggatttaaatgttttaaaaaaatacatgactACCAATATTGGGTTGATATCCCTCCCGTCCCTGGAGCTCTTGTCGTCAACGTTGGAGATCTTCTCCAG CTTATAAGCAATGACAAATTCACAAGTGTGGAGCACAGGGTGATAGCAAATAGAGCAGCTGAACCGCGGATTTCAGTGCCATGTTTCTTCAGCACTGTCATGAAGGCAAATCCTCGAGTATATGGACCCATCAAAGAACTAACGTCAGAACAAAACCCTCCCAAGTATAGGGACACCACTATTGCCGAGTTCTCGAGCATGTACGGGTCTAAAGAGCTCAATACATCTGCGTTACACCATTTCAAGATCTGA